From one Planctomicrobium piriforme genomic stretch:
- a CDS encoding helix-turn-helix transcriptional regulator, with the protein MCAKCDYSMINVSERSEETVINLQSGDFGIDDCELPNIWIFSCTFRPPELHFMPTKEQDIADNRHSMFTAKQVADILNVSTRTVHRLRSSRELPSPVEFGGNVRWRRSVIESWISDGCPSDQI; encoded by the coding sequence ATGTGCGCCAAATGCGATTACAGCATGATAAATGTCAGCGAGCGAAGTGAGGAAACTGTGATCAATCTGCAATCCGGTGATTTTGGAATCGATGATTGTGAATTACCCAATATTTGGATTTTCAGTTGCACGTTTCGACCACCGGAGCTTCATTTCATGCCAACAAAAGAACAGGACATCGCAGACAATCGTCACTCAATGTTTACGGCAAAACAAGTCGCCGACATCCTGAACGTTTCGACCAGAACCGTCCATCGCCTCCGAAGCAGCCGCGAACTACCTTCGCCGGTTGAATTCGGTGGAAACGTCCGCTGGCGACGATCTGTGATCGAGTCATGGATTTCGGACGGATGCCCGTCTGATCAGATTTGA
- a CDS encoding tyrosine-type recombinase/integrase yields the protein MPSVYKRSRDKGRRGASWFYDYVDHTGKRITRKGFTDRQATIQLAAKLEQDARKRRDGLIDPVSEQLADHRKSKIDEHLTAFTNFLQSGSNTAKHVSMVTARIQAIIDGCEAKTIADITPEKVEAWLVDFRKETDIGPRTSNHYLQALNSFANWMVERKRMASNPFAGLKSMSEDMDIRHKRRALSPEEFAKLVESARRSEKSIQKYDGDTRARIYILSYMTGLRRSEIGSLTPHSFNLQADPPTVTVEAACSKHRKQDTLPLHSELVVMLKEWLKGLPTDQILFPKLSKRRTWLMVKKDLERVGIPYETAEGIADFHAAGRHSHITQLLRNGATLPEAMKLARHSTVSMTMNYTHIGLEDQAKALANLPWQRSDSDLPVREDHSESFHVLDSRSAVRTKTNESPGWNSGSGNKNSRLSQIDKTAIFMEAAGIEPAS from the coding sequence ATGCCGAGCGTTTACAAGCGGAGTCGAGACAAGGGAAGACGGGGAGCCAGTTGGTTCTATGATTATGTTGACCACACAGGGAAGCGGATCACGCGGAAGGGATTCACGGATCGTCAGGCGACAATCCAACTGGCTGCGAAGCTGGAGCAGGACGCCCGCAAGCGAAGGGACGGTTTGATTGACCCCGTTTCCGAGCAACTGGCCGACCATCGGAAATCGAAGATCGACGAGCATCTGACTGCGTTTACCAACTTCCTGCAATCGGGAAGCAACACCGCGAAACACGTCAGCATGGTGACGGCTCGCATTCAAGCCATCATCGACGGCTGCGAAGCCAAGACCATTGCGGACATCACGCCGGAAAAAGTGGAGGCGTGGCTAGTTGATTTCCGGAAAGAGACGGACATCGGACCGCGGACCTCGAACCACTACTTGCAGGCTCTCAACTCGTTTGCCAACTGGATGGTCGAACGGAAACGGATGGCATCGAATCCGTTTGCCGGCTTGAAGTCCATGAGTGAGGACATGGATATCCGCCACAAGCGACGGGCACTCTCACCAGAAGAGTTCGCAAAGCTGGTGGAGTCTGCCCGGCGGAGCGAGAAATCGATTCAGAAGTACGATGGGGATACACGGGCGAGAATCTACATCCTCTCATACATGACTGGACTTCGCCGGAGTGAAATCGGCAGCCTGACCCCTCACAGCTTCAATCTGCAAGCCGATCCGCCCACAGTGACGGTCGAGGCAGCCTGTTCCAAACATCGCAAGCAAGACACTCTGCCCTTGCATTCCGAACTCGTGGTGATGCTGAAGGAATGGTTGAAGGGACTGCCAACTGATCAGATCCTTTTCCCCAAACTGTCGAAACGCCGAACCTGGCTGATGGTCAAAAAGGATCTGGAGCGAGTCGGCATCCCCTACGAAACTGCCGAAGGGATTGCCGACTTCCACGCTGCGGGCCGACATTCTCACATCACGCAACTTTTGAGGAATGGAGCGACACTGCCCGAAGCCATGAAGCTGGCCCGACATTCCACAGTCAGCATGACCATGAACTACACGCACATTGGCTTGGAAGATCAGGCGAAAGCACTGGCAAATCTGCCTTGGCAGCGTTCTGACAGTGATCTGCCAGTGCGCGAGGATCATTCCGAGTCTTTTCATGTCCTCGATTCGCGGTCCGCAGTCCGGACGAAAACCAACGAAAGTCCTGGCTGGAACAGCGGTTCTGGCAACAAAAATAGCCGCTTGTCACAAATTGACAAAACGGCCATTTTTATGGAGGCGGCGGGAATTGAACCCGCGTCCTGA
- a CDS encoding PhzF family phenazine biosynthesis protein: MARVRCWQVDAFTDRPFSGNPAAVCWLDEPVPDDWMQAVAAEMNLSETAFVRPKGDQLGLRWFTPTVEVDLCGHATLATAHALWSNNLVSQERPLEFQTRSGVLTCKRDGELIELDFPALPSTGAIADTTILSALGLKQCAHFGRTRFDSLVVVDSPDIVRSLSPDFARLRAVNTRGVIVTALSDDPKFDFISRFFAPAVGVDEDPVCGSAHCCLAPYWGGVLGKSSLMAYQASARGGGLRLKVAGDRVKLGGQAVTVWQGELLC; encoded by the coding sequence ATGGCGCGCGTCAGATGCTGGCAGGTGGATGCCTTTACCGACCGTCCGTTTTCGGGGAATCCGGCCGCGGTCTGCTGGCTTGATGAACCGGTTCCGGACGACTGGATGCAGGCGGTCGCCGCCGAAATGAATCTCTCCGAAACGGCTTTCGTCCGACCCAAGGGCGACCAGCTTGGTTTACGCTGGTTCACTCCCACCGTTGAAGTGGACCTTTGCGGGCATGCGACCTTGGCGACCGCGCACGCCCTCTGGTCGAACAATCTGGTCAGCCAAGAACGGCCGCTGGAATTTCAGACCCGCAGCGGAGTGCTCACCTGTAAACGAGATGGAGAGTTGATCGAACTCGACTTCCCTGCTCTCCCGTCGACAGGAGCCATAGCCGACACGACGATTTTGTCTGCGTTGGGACTGAAACAATGTGCGCACTTTGGACGGACTCGATTCGATTCCCTCGTCGTGGTCGATTCGCCAGACATCGTGCGTTCGCTCTCTCCTGATTTTGCCCGGCTGCGAGCAGTGAACACGCGGGGAGTCATTGTCACGGCACTCTCCGATGACCCAAAGTTCGACTTCATTTCCCGGTTCTTCGCCCCGGCTGTCGGTGTGGACGAAGATCCGGTGTGCGGATCGGCCCACTGCTGCCTGGCTCCTTACTGGGGCGGCGTGCTCGGCAAGTCGTCGCTGATGGCCTATCAGGCGTCTGCCCGGGGAGGCGGGTTGCGATTGAAAGTCGCCGGAGATCGGGTCAAACTTGGCGGTCAGGCAGTCACCGTCTGGCAAGGCGAACTGCTTTGCTGA
- a CDS encoding DNA-3-methyladenine glycosylase I encodes MSADNSPPPDNRSRCPWAKGEQYVLYHDQEWGVPVHDDRLLFEYLILEGAQAGLSWETVLKKRENYRAAFDNFEPAVVAKYKARKQAALLLNPGIIRNRLKIASAVKNAQAFLDVQAEFGTFDAYIWKFVNGKPLQNKIREPGDVLAKTAESDAMSKDLKRRGFNFVGSTICYAFMQAVGMVNDHFVSCFRHLELK; translated from the coding sequence CTGTCTGCCGACAACTCCCCACCTCCCGACAACCGTTCTCGCTGCCCCTGGGCCAAAGGGGAGCAGTATGTCCTGTATCACGACCAGGAATGGGGCGTGCCGGTGCATGATGACCGGCTGTTGTTTGAATATCTGATTCTCGAAGGTGCGCAGGCAGGCCTGAGCTGGGAAACAGTCCTCAAGAAACGTGAGAACTACCGGGCAGCGTTTGACAACTTCGAACCCGCCGTCGTCGCGAAATACAAGGCCAGGAAACAGGCGGCCCTGCTGCTGAACCCGGGAATCATTCGCAATCGCCTGAAGATCGCCAGTGCCGTGAAGAATGCTCAGGCGTTTCTGGACGTTCAAGCGGAATTCGGCACGTTCGACGCCTACATCTGGAAGTTTGTGAACGGCAAGCCGCTGCAGAACAAAATTCGCGAGCCGGGCGACGTGCTGGCCAAGACCGCCGAATCCGACGCGATGAGCAAAGACCTCAAACGCCGCGGCTTCAACTTCGTCGGCAGCACTATCTGCTACGCCTTCATGCAGGCAGTTGGCATGGTCAATGACCACTTCGTGAGCTGCTTCCGGCACCTCGAATTGAAGTGA